The genomic stretch gagattcaaatAGAAGAAAATCCCAGGCAGATACCTCACAACGAATAATTCAACATTTTACACTACAAATAAAAGTTATTAGAGTTTTCAAATTGAAATTGAGAATTGCAGTACAAATTTACCACTTTTTATCCAAAAGTTCCAAAACACTTCATATCATATTCAgggtaacaaaaataaaaaatggtaaaAGGGGCAACAGAAGTCCACCTTCCTGGGGTTCCTGTCAAAATCAAAAAGCAGCAGcacaaaagtaaaaataaataaataaattgtctgACTGTAAAATACCTAAAGCAAGGCCTTAGATTGGAATTGATTGGGAAAACAGGACTGTGTACACAACCCCCAGTAGCTGGGACAAGGTTGTGAGGAGAAGTAAAAATCACCTAACTATGAAATGAATATATTATTTAACATTTCTACTCCTACAGCTACAGCCCATACTTTCATATGATCTCCGTCTCCAGTAAATATAATCAAATATCTCATATGTGCATCGAGTATCCAGAAATTTAAAGAAACATATTGCAACTCTACCAAGGAGCCATAAGACAACTGATTGAACCTTTAAAACCATTCAAGATTGACTCAGGACGGGAAGTTCTAACAGATAATAATCATTATAGCTTACGACACTAAAGTCCTATTTATGTTGTAAAATCACAAAGCGTAAATCCTTTTAATTTTCAAGATCCTCCCAACCCCGAAGCAAGTTCAAATTGCAGCTGATTTGAAGGACATCATTCAAAATATTTGATTAATAAAATCCATAGTTGATTCAGTATCACACTTTCATTTCATCCTAAACGAGGAATGGGAAAATTCTGCACATAATATGCTATCCAGTCGGCCTGATGTCATTACAATATACAAATTCAAAGCAGTTCTCAACTTATACTGACATATAACAATCCAATTATGCTAACTGTAAATAGCTATAATTGAAAGCTTTTCACTGCAAACCATCGCCCTTGTCTGGTGACCATTCAGAGTGGGGTACAGAGTAGCCATGAGATAACGAGATCATCAAACTTCGTGTAGGGACTCGAAGGGCCCCCAATAAAGATTGATGATATGGGATAGCCCAAAAGAATTCCGATACTATTGTGTGAAACGACTTTGCTTGTATTACTACCAAAATATAGTAACGTATAAGAAAAGATCAGCACCTCCTTTTGGAACTTATCCAGTTCGAATGGAAAATCAAGTGCCATGTCAGGTACAAGTTCGTAAAAATGATTTGCAATCCCTTCGCTGCTTCCAGCCACAGCCCAAGCCTGCAGAAGGGAAGAAACTCCGAAAATCAAAGCACCGGCTATAAAGCAATAGACTGgaatgattacactaagaaaagaaaaaagaaaaagtgctATATATATATTAAGCATATATGATTCTCTATTATGTAACAAAAAATTGCAAGCAATTCGCATCATGTAAACAAGCCGACATGAAGCCAAAAAGAATTTTTCAATCGAATCCAAACCAATCCAATTCAAAGAGAACAAAATTTAATCAAGGCGGTACACCCCAGGGCTACCAGCCTTCTCCTTGGCATTTACACAAACATCTACTAGGCATTCTTCCGAACTCAGTAAACACTACCAGAAAaagatttggatttagtctctaaaaaaaataatcaatgaCAAGAGTTGAGAGGAAAGATAAAATCAAGTAcaacaaataaaacaaaaattatcATTAATTTAGATCTAGATGTAAAGCTATTTGTAGAAATTATATTGCAATGGCAGTA from Magnolia sinica isolate HGM2019 chromosome 17, MsV1, whole genome shotgun sequence encodes the following:
- the LOC131231439 gene encoding uncharacterized protein LOC131231439 isoform X2 gives rise to the protein MPVLILSMKESKQKNRPAIVFLHSSHKMKEWVRPLLEAWAVAGSSEGIANHFYELVPDMALDFPFELDKFQKEEPQEGGLLLPLLPFFIFVTLNMI